From Sporosarcina sp. Te-1, the proteins below share one genomic window:
- a CDS encoding PoNe immunity protein domain-containing protein, with the protein MRDRIKNGDYFKRYLEYEYARIEKFEKAVKKVIQERGETDRGVQSGLRSIEGFYFNTLNALYSSGAPLKNIKEFFPKVLDSMKPVWNSNSGYVEMVWMVSIGIMLEIPKEEMHELESMIAEDGIKDYLLDFLMSYYNKDCERSAENFKFEIPYKSLYSVINASNKEKALSNLKKYLIDDWYQGHKDTGWYDTHKSNEDIYNGYWSFESGAIAKILELDDHILKDVPYYLYDMVHYQKD; encoded by the coding sequence ATGAGAGATAGGATTAAAAATGGCGATTATTTTAAGAGATATTTAGAATACGAATACGCAAGGATTGAGAAATTCGAAAAGGCAGTTAAGAAAGTTATTCAAGAAAGAGGAGAAACAGACAGAGGTGTTCAATCGGGACTTCGTAGTATAGAAGGCTTCTATTTTAATACTTTAAATGCTTTATATTCTTCTGGTGCACCACTTAAGAACATAAAAGAGTTTTTTCCGAAAGTCCTCGATAGTATGAAACCGGTATGGAATTCAAATAGTGGTTATGTAGAAATGGTTTGGATGGTTTCAATAGGGATTATGTTAGAAATCCCAAAGGAGGAAATGCATGAATTAGAAAGTATGATAGCAGAAGATGGAATAAAAGATTATTTACTAGATTTTTTAATGAGTTATTATAACAAGGATTGTGAAAGAAGTGCCGAAAATTTCAAGTTCGAAATACCATACAAATCATTATATAGTGTAATCAATGCTTCTAATAAAGAAAAGGCATTATCAAACTTAAAGAAGTATTTAATTGACGATTGGTATCAGGGACATAAAGATACTGGTTGGTATGATACACATAAAAGTAATGAAGATATCTACAATGGCTATTGGAGCTTTGAAAGTGGTGCTATTGCAAAAATATTAGAATTAGATGACCATATATTAAAGGATGTTCCTTACTATCTATATGATATGGTTCATTACCAAAAAGATTAA